The Echeneis naucrates chromosome 10, fEcheNa1.1, whole genome shotgun sequence genome has a window encoding:
- the pcdh10b gene encoding protocadherin-10b isoform X2, whose product MIVLVLVLCITNGVLSQIRYSVPEEADHGTFVGNIAEDLGLDLTKLASRRFQVVPSSRTPYLEVNLENGVLFVNEKIDREQICKQSASCQLNMEVFLENPLELFRVEIEVVDINDNPPSFPETDITVEISESATPGTRFPLESAFDPDVGSNALRTYDITTNNYFYLDVQTQTDGNKFAELVLEKPLDREQQAAHRYVLTAVDGGQPPRTGTALLVVKVLDSNDNVPVFDQPVYTVSLSENAPVGTLVIQLNATDLDEGLNGEIVYSFSNHISTRVKDLFGIDPRTGRIEVRGEVDFEESSLYQIFVQAKDLGPNAVPAHCKVLVKVTDMNDNAPEITFSTVTESVSEKAAPGTVIALLSVTDRDAEENGQIHVEILGDVPFKLKSSFRNYFTIVTDGPLNREQADSYSVTVVARDKGTPSLATSKSIRVQVSDENDNAPTFTQAIYDVYVTENNVPGAYIHAVTALDPDIGQNALISYSILECDIQGMSVKTYVSINEETGYLYALRSFDYEQLKDFTFMVQARDSGTPELSSNATVKVIIVDQNDNAPLVLAPVGKNGTAREPLPRSAEPGYLVTRIVAMDSDDGENARLSYSIQRGNENGMFRMDWRTGELRTARRVSAKRDPHQLYDLLIEVRDHGQPPLSSSASVLVMLVDSVAEGHGGGDRGGTAKAKDGTLDLTLILIIALGSVSFIFLLVMIVLAVRCQKDKKLNIYTCLTSDCCLGCSSCCSQQGRARKKKLSKSDIMLVQSAVNVSGAGTAQVPVEESGSFGSHHQNQNYCYQVCLTPESAKTDLMFLKPCSPSRSTDTDHNPCGAIVTGYTDQQPDIISNGSILLNETKHQRAELSYLVDRPRRVNSSAFQEADLVSSKDSGHGDSEQGDSDHDATNRGHSSGADLFSNCTEECKALGHSDRCWMPTFMPSDGRQGPDYRSNLHVPGMDSVPDTERGKGFASSFRVDISETA is encoded by the exons CAACATGGAGGTGTTCTTGGAGAACCCACTGGAACTGTTTCGGGTCGAAATCGAGGTGGTGGACATTAATGACAACCCGCCCAGCTTCCCGGAGACAGACATCACGGTGGAGATCTCGGAGAGCGCCACTCCGGGCACCCGTTTCCCGCTTGAGAGCGCGTTCGATCCGGACGTGGGCTCTAACGCTTTACGCACGTACGATATCACGACTAACAACTACTTTTACCTGGACGTGCAGACCCAGACGGACGGAAACAAGTTTGCGGAGCTGGTCCTGGAGAAACCGCTAGACCGGGAGCAGCAGGCGGCGCACAGGTACGTGCTGACCGCGGTGGATGGCGGTCAGCCTCCGCGGACTGGCACCGCGCTGCTGGTGGTCAAAGTGCTGGACTCGAATGACAACGTGCCGGTGTTTGACCAGCCTGTCTACACGGTGAGCCTCTCCGAGAACGCACCGGTGGGCACGCTGGTCATCCAACTCAACGCCACCGACTTGGATGAGGGGCTAAACGGAGAGATAGTTTACTCCTTCAGTAACCACATCTCGACCCGCGTAAAGGACCTGTTCGGCATCGACCCGCGTACCGGGCGCATCGAGGTGCGCGGAGAGGTGGATTTCGAGGAAAGCAGTCTGTATCAAATCTTTGTCCAGGCCAAGGACCTAGGGCCAAACGCCGTGCCTGCGCACTGCAAAGTCCTGGTCAAAGTCACCGACATGAATGACAACGCACCGGAGATCACGTTCAGCACTGTAACCGAGTCCGTGAGCGAAAAGGCAGCTCCCGGGACTGTGATCGCCCTGCTCAGCGTGACGGACCGGGACGcggaggagaatggccagatCCACGTGGAAATCCTGGGTGATGTCCCGTTCAAATTAAAATCTTCCTTCAGGAATTATTTCACCATTGTGACGGACGGGCCATTGAACCGGGAGCAGGCGGACTCCTACTCCGTGACTGTAGTGGCGCGGGATAAAGGGACACCTTCGCTCGCCACCAGTAAGTCCATCAGAGTCCAGGTGTCAGATGAGAACGACAACGCGCCAACATTTACGCAGGCCATATATGATGTGTATGTAACAGAGAACAACGTGCCAGGGGCGTACATACACGCTGTGACGGCTCTGGACCCGGACATAGGACAGAACGCGCTCATCAGCTACTCCATCTTAGAGTGTGACATCCAGGGCATGTCAGTCAAAACCTATGTGTCAATCAACGAGGAGACTGGCTATCTGTACGCGCTCAGGTCCTTTGACTATGAGCAGCTGAAGGATTTCACGTTCATGGTCCAGGCCAGAGACTCGGGCACCCCTGAGCTCTCATCCAATGCTACAGTCAAAGTTATCATCGTGGACCAGAATGACAATGCCCCCTTGGTGCTGGCCCCCGTGGGGAAGAACGGCACGGCCAGGGAGCCTCTGCCCCGCTCAGCTGAGCCGGGCTACCTGGTGACGCGCATCGTTGCCATGGACTCTGATGACGGCGAGAACGCGAGGCTGTCCTACAGCATCCAGAGGGGCAACGAGAACGGCATGTTCAGGATGGACTGGAGGACTGGCGAGCTGAGGACGGCGAGGCGAGTGTCGGCCAAGAGGGACCCCCACCAGCTCTACGACCTGCTGATCGAAGTGAGGGACCACGGCCAGCCGCCGCTGTCCTCCAGCGCCAGCGTGCTGGTAATGCTGGTGGACAGCGTGGCTGAAGGCCACGGCGGCGGTGACCGAGGAGGCACCGCCAAGGCCAAAGATGGCACCCTGGACCTCACGCTGATCCTCATCATCGCCCTGGgctctgtctctttcatcttcctcctggtcATGATCGTACTGGCTGTGCGCTGTCAGAAGGACAAAAAGCTCAACATTTACACCTGCCTGACCAGTGACTGTTGCCTGGGCTGCAGCTCTTGCTGCTCCCAGCAGGGCCGAGCCCGCAAGAAAAAGCTCAGCAAGTCAGATATCATGCTGGTGCAAAGCGCCGTTAACGTGAGTGGAGCCGGTACAGCTCAAGTCCCCGTGGAGGAGTCAGGGAGCTTCGGCTCCCACCACCAAAACCAGAACTATTGCTACCAGGTATGTCTGACTCCAGAGTCTGCCAAAACCGACCTCATGTTCCTAAAGCCCTGTAGTCCGTCTAGGAGCACAGACACCGATCACAACCCGTGCGGGGCCATAGTGACAGGGTACACAGACCAGCAGCCTGACATCATATCAAACGGCAGCATTTTATTAAACGAG ACCAAACACCAACGAGCTGAACTCAGCTACCTGGTTGACAGACCAAGACGTGTCAACAG TTCTGCGTTCCAGGAGGCAGACCTGGTTAGTTCCAAAGACAGCGGCCACGGAGACAGCGAGCAGGGAGACAGCGACCATGACGCCACCAATCGAGGCCATTCCTCCG gtgccGATCTGTTCTCAAACTGCACGGAGGAGTGTAAGGCCCTGGGCCACTCGGATCGCTGCTGGATGCCGACCTTCATGCCCTCCGATGGGCGCCAAGGTCCAGACTACCGCAGCAACCTCCACGTGCCTGGCATGGACTCTGTCCCGGACACAGAG CGAGGAAAAGGGTTTGCTAGCTCCTTCCGCGTGGACATATCGGAAACCGCATGA
- the pcdh10b gene encoding protocadherin-10b isoform X1, protein MIVLVLVLCITNGVLSQIRYSVPEEADHGTFVGNIAEDLGLDLTKLASRRFQVVPSSRTPYLEVNLENGVLFVNEKIDREQICKQSASCQLNMEVFLENPLELFRVEIEVVDINDNPPSFPETDITVEISESATPGTRFPLESAFDPDVGSNALRTYDITTNNYFYLDVQTQTDGNKFAELVLEKPLDREQQAAHRYVLTAVDGGQPPRTGTALLVVKVLDSNDNVPVFDQPVYTVSLSENAPVGTLVIQLNATDLDEGLNGEIVYSFSNHISTRVKDLFGIDPRTGRIEVRGEVDFEESSLYQIFVQAKDLGPNAVPAHCKVLVKVTDMNDNAPEITFSTVTESVSEKAAPGTVIALLSVTDRDAEENGQIHVEILGDVPFKLKSSFRNYFTIVTDGPLNREQADSYSVTVVARDKGTPSLATSKSIRVQVSDENDNAPTFTQAIYDVYVTENNVPGAYIHAVTALDPDIGQNALISYSILECDIQGMSVKTYVSINEETGYLYALRSFDYEQLKDFTFMVQARDSGTPELSSNATVKVIIVDQNDNAPLVLAPVGKNGTAREPLPRSAEPGYLVTRIVAMDSDDGENARLSYSIQRGNENGMFRMDWRTGELRTARRVSAKRDPHQLYDLLIEVRDHGQPPLSSSASVLVMLVDSVAEGHGGGDRGGTAKAKDGTLDLTLILIIALGSVSFIFLLVMIVLAVRCQKDKKLNIYTCLTSDCCLGCSSCCSQQGRARKKKLSKSDIMLVQSAVNVSGAGTAQVPVEESGSFGSHHQNQNYCYQVCLTPESAKTDLMFLKPCSPSRSTDTDHNPCGAIVTGYTDQQPDIISNGSILLNETKHQRAELSYLVDRPRRVNSSAFQEADLVSSKDSGHGDSEQGDSDHDATNRGHSSGADLFSNCTEECKALGHSDRCWMPTFMPSDGRQGPDYRSNLHVPGMDSVPDTEVFESPEQLADRSFSTFGKEASLSHQHLHHHHLLQNHHFSHYHSSLERKELEAFLPISKAPCNPAYLTRKRVC, encoded by the exons CAACATGGAGGTGTTCTTGGAGAACCCACTGGAACTGTTTCGGGTCGAAATCGAGGTGGTGGACATTAATGACAACCCGCCCAGCTTCCCGGAGACAGACATCACGGTGGAGATCTCGGAGAGCGCCACTCCGGGCACCCGTTTCCCGCTTGAGAGCGCGTTCGATCCGGACGTGGGCTCTAACGCTTTACGCACGTACGATATCACGACTAACAACTACTTTTACCTGGACGTGCAGACCCAGACGGACGGAAACAAGTTTGCGGAGCTGGTCCTGGAGAAACCGCTAGACCGGGAGCAGCAGGCGGCGCACAGGTACGTGCTGACCGCGGTGGATGGCGGTCAGCCTCCGCGGACTGGCACCGCGCTGCTGGTGGTCAAAGTGCTGGACTCGAATGACAACGTGCCGGTGTTTGACCAGCCTGTCTACACGGTGAGCCTCTCCGAGAACGCACCGGTGGGCACGCTGGTCATCCAACTCAACGCCACCGACTTGGATGAGGGGCTAAACGGAGAGATAGTTTACTCCTTCAGTAACCACATCTCGACCCGCGTAAAGGACCTGTTCGGCATCGACCCGCGTACCGGGCGCATCGAGGTGCGCGGAGAGGTGGATTTCGAGGAAAGCAGTCTGTATCAAATCTTTGTCCAGGCCAAGGACCTAGGGCCAAACGCCGTGCCTGCGCACTGCAAAGTCCTGGTCAAAGTCACCGACATGAATGACAACGCACCGGAGATCACGTTCAGCACTGTAACCGAGTCCGTGAGCGAAAAGGCAGCTCCCGGGACTGTGATCGCCCTGCTCAGCGTGACGGACCGGGACGcggaggagaatggccagatCCACGTGGAAATCCTGGGTGATGTCCCGTTCAAATTAAAATCTTCCTTCAGGAATTATTTCACCATTGTGACGGACGGGCCATTGAACCGGGAGCAGGCGGACTCCTACTCCGTGACTGTAGTGGCGCGGGATAAAGGGACACCTTCGCTCGCCACCAGTAAGTCCATCAGAGTCCAGGTGTCAGATGAGAACGACAACGCGCCAACATTTACGCAGGCCATATATGATGTGTATGTAACAGAGAACAACGTGCCAGGGGCGTACATACACGCTGTGACGGCTCTGGACCCGGACATAGGACAGAACGCGCTCATCAGCTACTCCATCTTAGAGTGTGACATCCAGGGCATGTCAGTCAAAACCTATGTGTCAATCAACGAGGAGACTGGCTATCTGTACGCGCTCAGGTCCTTTGACTATGAGCAGCTGAAGGATTTCACGTTCATGGTCCAGGCCAGAGACTCGGGCACCCCTGAGCTCTCATCCAATGCTACAGTCAAAGTTATCATCGTGGACCAGAATGACAATGCCCCCTTGGTGCTGGCCCCCGTGGGGAAGAACGGCACGGCCAGGGAGCCTCTGCCCCGCTCAGCTGAGCCGGGCTACCTGGTGACGCGCATCGTTGCCATGGACTCTGATGACGGCGAGAACGCGAGGCTGTCCTACAGCATCCAGAGGGGCAACGAGAACGGCATGTTCAGGATGGACTGGAGGACTGGCGAGCTGAGGACGGCGAGGCGAGTGTCGGCCAAGAGGGACCCCCACCAGCTCTACGACCTGCTGATCGAAGTGAGGGACCACGGCCAGCCGCCGCTGTCCTCCAGCGCCAGCGTGCTGGTAATGCTGGTGGACAGCGTGGCTGAAGGCCACGGCGGCGGTGACCGAGGAGGCACCGCCAAGGCCAAAGATGGCACCCTGGACCTCACGCTGATCCTCATCATCGCCCTGGgctctgtctctttcatcttcctcctggtcATGATCGTACTGGCTGTGCGCTGTCAGAAGGACAAAAAGCTCAACATTTACACCTGCCTGACCAGTGACTGTTGCCTGGGCTGCAGCTCTTGCTGCTCCCAGCAGGGCCGAGCCCGCAAGAAAAAGCTCAGCAAGTCAGATATCATGCTGGTGCAAAGCGCCGTTAACGTGAGTGGAGCCGGTACAGCTCAAGTCCCCGTGGAGGAGTCAGGGAGCTTCGGCTCCCACCACCAAAACCAGAACTATTGCTACCAGGTATGTCTGACTCCAGAGTCTGCCAAAACCGACCTCATGTTCCTAAAGCCCTGTAGTCCGTCTAGGAGCACAGACACCGATCACAACCCGTGCGGGGCCATAGTGACAGGGTACACAGACCAGCAGCCTGACATCATATCAAACGGCAGCATTTTATTAAACGAG ACCAAACACCAACGAGCTGAACTCAGCTACCTGGTTGACAGACCAAGACGTGTCAACAG TTCTGCGTTCCAGGAGGCAGACCTGGTTAGTTCCAAAGACAGCGGCCACGGAGACAGCGAGCAGGGAGACAGCGACCATGACGCCACCAATCGAGGCCATTCCTCCG gtgccGATCTGTTCTCAAACTGCACGGAGGAGTGTAAGGCCCTGGGCCACTCGGATCGCTGCTGGATGCCGACCTTCATGCCCTCCGATGGGCGCCAAGGTCCAGACTACCGCAGCAACCTCCACGTGCCTGGCATGGACTCTGTCCCGGACACAGAGGTATTTGAAAGCCCTGAGCAATTGGCTGATAGGTCATTCTCCACCTTTGGCAAAGAGGCTTCTCTCAGTCATCAACACCTACACCACCATCACCTTCTCCAAAACCATCACTTCAGCCACTACCACAGCTCCCTAGAGAGGAAAGAGTTGGAAGCATTTCTGCCTATATCCAAAGCACCTTGTAACCCAGCTTATTTAA CGAGGAAAAGGGTTTGCTAG
- the pcdh10b gene encoding protocadherin-10b isoform X3 — MIVLVLVLCITNGVLSQIRYSVPEEADHGTFVGNIAEDLGLDLTKLASRRFQVVPSSRTPYLEVNLENGVLFVNEKIDREQICKQSASCQLNMEVFLENPLELFRVEIEVVDINDNPPSFPETDITVEISESATPGTRFPLESAFDPDVGSNALRTYDITTNNYFYLDVQTQTDGNKFAELVLEKPLDREQQAAHRYVLTAVDGGQPPRTGTALLVVKVLDSNDNVPVFDQPVYTVSLSENAPVGTLVIQLNATDLDEGLNGEIVYSFSNHISTRVKDLFGIDPRTGRIEVRGEVDFEESSLYQIFVQAKDLGPNAVPAHCKVLVKVTDMNDNAPEITFSTVTESVSEKAAPGTVIALLSVTDRDAEENGQIHVEILGDVPFKLKSSFRNYFTIVTDGPLNREQADSYSVTVVARDKGTPSLATSKSIRVQVSDENDNAPTFTQAIYDVYVTENNVPGAYIHAVTALDPDIGQNALISYSILECDIQGMSVKTYVSINEETGYLYALRSFDYEQLKDFTFMVQARDSGTPELSSNATVKVIIVDQNDNAPLVLAPVGKNGTAREPLPRSAEPGYLVTRIVAMDSDDGENARLSYSIQRGNENGMFRMDWRTGELRTARRVSAKRDPHQLYDLLIEVRDHGQPPLSSSASVLVMLVDSVAEGHGGGDRGGTAKAKDGTLDLTLILIIALGSVSFIFLLVMIVLAVRCQKDKKLNIYTCLTSDCCLGCSSCCSQQGRARKKKLSKSDIMLVQSAVNVSGAGTAQVPVEESGSFGSHHQNQNYCYQTKHQRAELSYLVDRPRRVNSSAFQEADLVSSKDSGHGDSEQGDSDHDATNRGHSSGADLFSNCTEECKALGHSDRCWMPTFMPSDGRQGPDYRSNLHVPGMDSVPDTEVFESPEQLADRSFSTFGKEASLSHQHLHHHHLLQNHHFSHYHSSLERKELEAFLPISKAPCNPAYLTRKRVC, encoded by the exons CAACATGGAGGTGTTCTTGGAGAACCCACTGGAACTGTTTCGGGTCGAAATCGAGGTGGTGGACATTAATGACAACCCGCCCAGCTTCCCGGAGACAGACATCACGGTGGAGATCTCGGAGAGCGCCACTCCGGGCACCCGTTTCCCGCTTGAGAGCGCGTTCGATCCGGACGTGGGCTCTAACGCTTTACGCACGTACGATATCACGACTAACAACTACTTTTACCTGGACGTGCAGACCCAGACGGACGGAAACAAGTTTGCGGAGCTGGTCCTGGAGAAACCGCTAGACCGGGAGCAGCAGGCGGCGCACAGGTACGTGCTGACCGCGGTGGATGGCGGTCAGCCTCCGCGGACTGGCACCGCGCTGCTGGTGGTCAAAGTGCTGGACTCGAATGACAACGTGCCGGTGTTTGACCAGCCTGTCTACACGGTGAGCCTCTCCGAGAACGCACCGGTGGGCACGCTGGTCATCCAACTCAACGCCACCGACTTGGATGAGGGGCTAAACGGAGAGATAGTTTACTCCTTCAGTAACCACATCTCGACCCGCGTAAAGGACCTGTTCGGCATCGACCCGCGTACCGGGCGCATCGAGGTGCGCGGAGAGGTGGATTTCGAGGAAAGCAGTCTGTATCAAATCTTTGTCCAGGCCAAGGACCTAGGGCCAAACGCCGTGCCTGCGCACTGCAAAGTCCTGGTCAAAGTCACCGACATGAATGACAACGCACCGGAGATCACGTTCAGCACTGTAACCGAGTCCGTGAGCGAAAAGGCAGCTCCCGGGACTGTGATCGCCCTGCTCAGCGTGACGGACCGGGACGcggaggagaatggccagatCCACGTGGAAATCCTGGGTGATGTCCCGTTCAAATTAAAATCTTCCTTCAGGAATTATTTCACCATTGTGACGGACGGGCCATTGAACCGGGAGCAGGCGGACTCCTACTCCGTGACTGTAGTGGCGCGGGATAAAGGGACACCTTCGCTCGCCACCAGTAAGTCCATCAGAGTCCAGGTGTCAGATGAGAACGACAACGCGCCAACATTTACGCAGGCCATATATGATGTGTATGTAACAGAGAACAACGTGCCAGGGGCGTACATACACGCTGTGACGGCTCTGGACCCGGACATAGGACAGAACGCGCTCATCAGCTACTCCATCTTAGAGTGTGACATCCAGGGCATGTCAGTCAAAACCTATGTGTCAATCAACGAGGAGACTGGCTATCTGTACGCGCTCAGGTCCTTTGACTATGAGCAGCTGAAGGATTTCACGTTCATGGTCCAGGCCAGAGACTCGGGCACCCCTGAGCTCTCATCCAATGCTACAGTCAAAGTTATCATCGTGGACCAGAATGACAATGCCCCCTTGGTGCTGGCCCCCGTGGGGAAGAACGGCACGGCCAGGGAGCCTCTGCCCCGCTCAGCTGAGCCGGGCTACCTGGTGACGCGCATCGTTGCCATGGACTCTGATGACGGCGAGAACGCGAGGCTGTCCTACAGCATCCAGAGGGGCAACGAGAACGGCATGTTCAGGATGGACTGGAGGACTGGCGAGCTGAGGACGGCGAGGCGAGTGTCGGCCAAGAGGGACCCCCACCAGCTCTACGACCTGCTGATCGAAGTGAGGGACCACGGCCAGCCGCCGCTGTCCTCCAGCGCCAGCGTGCTGGTAATGCTGGTGGACAGCGTGGCTGAAGGCCACGGCGGCGGTGACCGAGGAGGCACCGCCAAGGCCAAAGATGGCACCCTGGACCTCACGCTGATCCTCATCATCGCCCTGGgctctgtctctttcatcttcctcctggtcATGATCGTACTGGCTGTGCGCTGTCAGAAGGACAAAAAGCTCAACATTTACACCTGCCTGACCAGTGACTGTTGCCTGGGCTGCAGCTCTTGCTGCTCCCAGCAGGGCCGAGCCCGCAAGAAAAAGCTCAGCAAGTCAGATATCATGCTGGTGCAAAGCGCCGTTAACGTGAGTGGAGCCGGTACAGCTCAAGTCCCCGTGGAGGAGTCAGGGAGCTTCGGCTCCCACCACCAAAACCAGAACTATTGCTACCAG ACCAAACACCAACGAGCTGAACTCAGCTACCTGGTTGACAGACCAAGACGTGTCAACAG TTCTGCGTTCCAGGAGGCAGACCTGGTTAGTTCCAAAGACAGCGGCCACGGAGACAGCGAGCAGGGAGACAGCGACCATGACGCCACCAATCGAGGCCATTCCTCCG gtgccGATCTGTTCTCAAACTGCACGGAGGAGTGTAAGGCCCTGGGCCACTCGGATCGCTGCTGGATGCCGACCTTCATGCCCTCCGATGGGCGCCAAGGTCCAGACTACCGCAGCAACCTCCACGTGCCTGGCATGGACTCTGTCCCGGACACAGAGGTATTTGAAAGCCCTGAGCAATTGGCTGATAGGTCATTCTCCACCTTTGGCAAAGAGGCTTCTCTCAGTCATCAACACCTACACCACCATCACCTTCTCCAAAACCATCACTTCAGCCACTACCACAGCTCCCTAGAGAGGAAAGAGTTGGAAGCATTTCTGCCTATATCCAAAGCACCTTGTAACCCAGCTTATTTAA CGAGGAAAAGGGTTTGCTAG